The nucleotide sequence GTGGTGGAAATAATGGGGTTAATGACGGAGAAGGTGATGGTGGTCACCCGGATATTGCAAACATGATCGCTCAACAACTAGCTGCAATTGTTCCTACTATTGTTACTCAAGTGACCACTGTTGTTCTTAATGCGAATAACAATAAtgttaataacaataacaacaatgagaacaacaataacaacaatgagaataacaataacaataatgagaacaataataaaaataatgaaaataacaatgatggtaatcagaataataataataatgtcggTGTTGGTCAAGTGAATggcaataacaacaacaacattggAGGTGGTGCAATGGATGTACCGATAGGGAGTTTCAATATTGTAAGCCACAAGATTTTGATGGCAAGGGAGGAGCATTGGCAGTAACTAGATGGATAGAGAAAATGGAATCCGTGATGGATATTAGCAACTGTgcagaaaatcaaaaaatgaagTATGTCGCAATTTCACTGACTAATAAAGCATTGACATGGTGGAACACTCAGATACAAGCCAGGGGTAGAGCAGCAGCTATGAGAATGACATGGGATGAGTTTAAGGCATTACTAGTGGAAGAATTTTGTCCGaaaaatgaaatgcaaaagttGGAGAATGAATTTTGGAATCATGCCATGGTAGGAGCTAAACATGCCGCTTACACTGATCGATTTCATGAGCTTGCCAAACTAGTACCTCAACTAGTTACCCTCGAATCAAAGAGGATTGAGAGGTACATTTATGGCCTTGTTCCCCAAATTCGTGGACTTGTGGCAGCAATTGAGCCAACCACAATTCAAAGTGTTATTCTGAAGGCAGGATCTTTGACGGATGAGATGGTGAGAAATGGGTCATTGTCCAAGgttaatgagaaaaaaaaaggaaggatGGTACTGAGACGAGTGGGTCAAAGAACACTAATGGAAAAAATAAGAAGGCTAAAGTGACAAAGGGATTGATGGCAACGGATACGACTAAGAAGGAATATATAGGTTCTGCTCCAAAGTGTGCAAAATTTAAttaccatcatttccaaaattcaACTTTCCGTTTTTGCATAACTGCAACCGAGTTGGGCACCTTTCTAGGGATTGTCAAGTGGGAGTCAAGCAGGTGGTTCTGGTGAATGCTGTTAACTCGACAATTAACCGTGGAACGTGTTATCAGTGCGGTGGTAATAACCTTTACTGCAACACATGTCCAAATTTAAACCGAATCAAGTGCTAGCTATTGGAGAGAATCGGACTCAAGGGAATAATGTCAACCAAGCCCATGGGAGAGTATTTGTCATGGGAGCAAATGAAGCTTGTCAAGACCCAAATATTGTGATGGGTACGTTCCTCTTAAACAATCACTTTGCTACAGTATTATTCGACTCTGGTGCTGAGTACAGTTTTGTTTCTACTAAGTTTATGTCACTCCTAGATATAGAGCCAATAGTTTGAATACTTATTACTTGATTGAAGTAGCTAATGGGAAATTTGCTAGAGTCGATAAAATCGTTAATGATTGTGCCTTAGAAATAGAGGGTCATATGTTCAGTATTAATCTTCTGCCTTTCTCGCTAAGAAGCTTTGACGTAGTTATTGGTATGGATTGGCTATCGAAGCATAAAGCCGAGATAGTTTGCTATGGAAAGGTGGTTCGTATACCTTTAGGGAATGGTGAAATGTTACTTATATATGGAGAGCGGGCGAAGGAAAATCAGAAGCACCTCATGGGCATTAAGTCTAACAAGAAGAAACTTGAAGATCTAATAGGATTACCTCCAATAAGACAAGTCGAGTTCCGTATAGATCTTATTCCCGGAGCGATTCCAGTTGCCAAATCTCCATACTGTTTAGTGCCTACTGAAATGCAAGAGTTGTCTAATCAACTTCAAGAGCTCCAAGAAAAAGGCTTCACCAGATCGAGTCATTCGCCTTAGGGAGCAC is from Erigeron canadensis isolate Cc75 unplaced genomic scaffold, C_canadensis_v1 Conyza_canadensis_unscaffolded:12, whole genome shotgun sequence and encodes:
- the LOC122584217 gene encoding uncharacterized protein LOC122584217, with the protein product MESVMDISNCAENQKMKYVAISLTNKALTWWNTQIQARGRAAAMRMTWDEFKALLVEEFCPKNEMQKLENEFWNHAMVGAKHAAYTDRFHELAKLVPQLVTLESKRIERYIYGLVPQIRGLVAAIEPTTIQSVILKAGSLTDEMVRNGSLSKVNEKKKGRMVLRRVGQRTLMEKIRRLKYRANSLNTYYLIEVANGKFARVDKIVNDCALEIEGHMFSINLLPFSLRSFDVVIGMDWLSKHKAEIVCYGKVVRIPLGNGEMLLIYGERAKENQKHLMGIKSNKKKLEDLIGLPPIRQVEFRIDLIPGAIPVAKSPYCLVPTEMQELSNQLQELQEKGFTRSSHSP